The genomic window TTTCAAGAAATTGAAAGGTTTTTTATTTTTAGCGAAATTTATTGACTGAATATGCAAGAACTTTCTTTGTCTTCAAAACTGAAGTACATCTTTTCTATTCCTGTTATTATTGCTGCTTTAGGCTACTTTGTAGATATCTACGACCTGCTTTTATTTGGAATCGTAAGAATTCCCAGTCTGAAAGCTTTAGGATTAGATCCTGACGCTGACGGGACTTTCATCCTCAATTGTCAAATGACAGGTTTGCTGATCGGAGGGATTCTCTGGGGTGTTTTCGGAGATAAAAAAGGGAGATTATCCGTTTTATTCGGATCCATTTTAGTGTACTCCTTAGCTAATATTGCCTGTGGATTTTTACCTTACTTCCCGAAAGAGCATTTAGTTTATCAATATGCGGCTTTAAGATTTATTGCGGGAATTGGACTGGCCGGAGAGCTCGGAGCAGGAATTACATTGGTTTCTGAGAGTTTACCGAAGAATTTAAGGGCGATCGGAACTTCTGTAGTCGCGGGTTTTGGGTTAATGGGAGCAGTGGTTGCCCAATTGACAGTAGAATGGGCAGGTGGCTGGAATATTTCCTACATCATCGGAGGAATTTTGGGAATTCTACTTTTGTTTTTAAGAATCAGCGTTTCCGAATCCGGAATTTATAAAAATATGGAACATGGCTCTGTTTCCAAAGGGAATTTTCTTTCATTTTTCACGAATAAAGACCGATTGATACGATATTTGAAATGTATTGCAGTAGGATTGCCAACTTGGTATTGTATCGGGATTTTAGCGGTTTTAGCCAATCAGTTTGCTCCTGAATTAGGGATTAAAGATCTGAATCCCGGAAAAGCAATTATGTGGGCGTATGTCGGTATTTCTGTTGGTGATTTAATGAGTGGTTTCATTTCCCATGCCTTGAAGTCCAGAAAAATGGCCATTTTCTATATGTTGGTTTTTACGATTATTGGCGTTACTATTATGTTGTTTGGAAATACAAATACGGAAACAAAGTATTATATTTTCTGTGTC from Chryseobacterium camelliae includes these protein-coding regions:
- a CDS encoding MFS transporter, with amino-acid sequence MQELSLSSKLKYIFSIPVIIAALGYFVDIYDLLLFGIVRIPSLKALGLDPDADGTFILNCQMTGLLIGGILWGVFGDKKGRLSVLFGSILVYSLANIACGFLPYFPKEHLVYQYAALRFIAGIGLAGELGAGITLVSESLPKNLRAIGTSVVAGFGLMGAVVAQLTVEWAGGWNISYIIGGILGILLLFLRISVSESGIYKNMEHGSVSKGNFLSFFTNKDRLIRYLKCIAVGLPTWYCIGILAVLANQFAPELGIKDLNPGKAIMWAYVGISVGDLMSGFISHALKSRKMAIFYMLVFTIIGVTIMLFGNTNTETKYYIFCVWLGLGTGYWAMFVTLAAEQFGTNIRNTATTTVPNMVRGLVPVMIFVFDFFKKDFSVITSAAIVGIIVFGLAFYSSLTISETHGKDLEFTE